In a single window of the Nodularia spumigena CCY9414 genome:
- the ileS gene encoding isoleucine--tRNA ligase, whose translation MTEPGSYKDTVNLPKTKFDMRANAIKREPEIQKFWAENNIYDRLSQENPGELFILHDGPPYANGSLHIGHALNKILKDIINRYQLLQGRKVRYVAGWDCHGLPIELKVLQNMKSAERQSLTPLKLRQKAKEFALATVDDQLECFKRYGIWGDWEHPYLTLKPEYEAAQIGVFGQMVLKGYIYRGLKPVHWSPSSKTALAEAELEYPEGHTSRSIYAAFPITGLSEAAKPVLGEFLPHLGVAIWTTTPWTIPGNLAVAVNGDLNYSVVEVSRRDAEAQSEFLIVATDLVERLAATLDAELAVRATFKGQVLEHSTYRHPLFDRESPVVVGGDYITTESGTGLVHTAPGHGQEDYIVGQRYGLPILAPVDDNGDFTQEAGEFAGLNVLGDGNQAVIDALTAAGSLLKEEAYAHKYPYDWRTKKPTIFRATEQWFASVAGFRDEALKAIASVKWIPAQGENRIRPMVAERSDWCISRQRSWGVPIPVFYDEATGEPLLNEESINHVQGIIAEKGSDAWWEMSVEELLPESYRHNGKSYRKGTDTMDVWFDSGSSWAAVVKQRPELRYPADMYLEGSDQHRGWFQSSLLTSVAVNGIAPYKTVLTHGFVLDEQGRKMSKSVGNVVDPQIVINGGKDQKKEPPYGADILRLWASSVDYSSDVRLGGTIIKQMNDVRGKIRNTARFLLGSLDDFDPVKDAVPLSDLPELDRYMLHRMTEVFEEVTAAFDSFQFFRFFQTVLNFCVVDLSNFYLDVAKDRLYISSPDAFRRRSCQTVLQIALENLARAIAPVLCHTAEDIWQFIPYETPYKSVFEAGWVQVDKTWLNPELAEFWQQIRKIRDDVNKVLEQARGEKMIGSSLEAKILLYVKDEQLRSAVKARNPEIGNGIDELRYLFITSQVEVLDSAEALQGLKYNLQSDSWGIAVVDAEGKKCDRCWNYSTHVGESAEHPLLCERCVPALAGEF comes from the coding sequence GTGACAGAACCTGGAAGCTACAAAGATACGGTAAACTTACCCAAGACTAAATTCGATATGCGGGCTAACGCTATCAAGCGGGAACCTGAAATCCAAAAATTCTGGGCGGAAAATAACATTTACGATCGCCTGTCCCAAGAAAACCCCGGCGAATTATTTATACTCCATGATGGGCCTCCCTACGCCAACGGCTCATTGCATATTGGTCATGCCTTAAATAAAATTCTCAAAGATATTATTAACCGCTACCAATTACTACAAGGGCGTAAAGTTAGATACGTGGCGGGTTGGGATTGTCACGGATTACCCATTGAGTTGAAAGTTCTGCAAAATATGAAGTCAGCAGAACGGCAAAGTTTAACGCCTTTAAAATTGCGGCAAAAAGCTAAAGAGTTTGCGTTAGCTACTGTAGATGACCAACTGGAATGTTTTAAACGCTACGGTATTTGGGGTGACTGGGAGCATCCTTATCTGACTTTGAAGCCGGAATATGAAGCGGCACAAATCGGTGTGTTCGGTCAGATGGTGTTAAAAGGATACATCTATCGTGGTTTGAAGCCGGTTCACTGGAGTCCTAGTTCTAAAACGGCTTTGGCTGAGGCAGAATTGGAATATCCAGAGGGTCACACTTCGAGAAGTATCTATGCGGCTTTTCCCATTACAGGGCTGTCTGAGGCTGCTAAACCTGTGTTGGGTGAATTTTTGCCCCATTTGGGTGTCGCTATCTGGACTACTACTCCTTGGACGATTCCGGGGAATTTGGCTGTGGCGGTGAATGGTGATTTGAATTATTCTGTGGTGGAGGTGTCACGCAGAGACGCAGAGGCGCAGAGTGAGTTTTTGATTGTGGCTACTGATTTGGTGGAAAGGTTGGCTGCTACTTTGGATGCTGAGTTGGCGGTGAGGGCTACGTTTAAGGGGCAGGTTTTAGAACATTCTACTTATCGTCATCCTTTGTTTGACCGTGAAAGTCCGGTGGTGGTGGGTGGTGATTATATCACTACTGAGTCGGGTACTGGGTTGGTACATACTGCACCTGGTCATGGTCAAGAAGATTACATTGTTGGTCAGCGTTATGGTTTGCCGATTCTTGCGCCTGTGGATGATAATGGTGATTTTACTCAGGAGGCGGGTGAGTTTGCTGGGTTGAATGTTTTGGGTGATGGAAATCAGGCGGTAATTGATGCTTTGACTGCGGCTGGTTCTTTGTTGAAGGAGGAAGCTTACGCCCACAAGTATCCTTATGATTGGCGGACGAAGAAGCCGACGATTTTCCGGGCGACTGAACAATGGTTTGCTTCTGTGGCTGGATTTCGGGATGAGGCTTTAAAGGCGATCGCTAGTGTAAAATGGATTCCAGCCCAAGGTGAAAATCGCATCAGACCAATGGTTGCAGAACGTTCTGATTGGTGTATTTCCCGTCAGCGTTCTTGGGGTGTACCCATTCCGGTGTTCTACGATGAAGCCACTGGGGAACCTTTACTGAATGAGGAAAGTATCAACCACGTCCAAGGAATTATTGCTGAGAAAGGTTCTGATGCTTGGTGGGAAATGTCGGTAGAGGAATTATTACCAGAGTCTTACCGCCATAATGGCAAGTCTTACCGCAAAGGTACAGATACAATGGATGTCTGGTTTGATTCTGGTTCATCTTGGGCGGCTGTGGTGAAACAGCGTCCAGAGTTACGCTATCCGGCTGATATGTATTTGGAAGGTTCCGACCAACATCGGGGTTGGTTCCAGTCCAGTTTACTTACCAGTGTAGCAGTAAATGGCATTGCACCTTACAAAACTGTATTAACTCACGGCTTTGTTTTAGATGAACAAGGGCGAAAAATGAGTAAATCTGTGGGAAATGTGGTTGACCCCCAAATTGTAATTAATGGCGGAAAAGACCAGAAAAAAGAACCTCCTTATGGTGCTGATATCCTGCGGTTGTGGGCTTCGTCGGTAGATTATTCTTCTGATGTGCGTCTGGGTGGTACTATCATCAAGCAAATGAATGATGTTAGAGGCAAGATTCGCAATACAGCGCGGTTCTTGTTGGGTAGCTTGGATGATTTTGACCCGGTAAAGGATGCAGTACCTTTGTCAGATTTGCCAGAACTTGACCGTTATATGTTACACCGCATGACCGAGGTGTTTGAGGAAGTTACCGCAGCTTTTGACAGTTTCCAATTCTTCCGCTTTTTCCAAACTGTGCTGAATTTCTGCGTGGTGGATTTATCCAACTTCTATTTAGATGTTGCCAAGGATAGATTATACATCAGTTCCCCGGATGCTTTCCGTCGTCGCAGTTGTCAAACAGTTTTGCAAATTGCTTTGGAGAATTTAGCACGAGCGATCGCACCTGTTTTGTGTCACACTGCTGAGGATATCTGGCAATTTATCCCTTACGAAACACCATATAAATCAGTGTTTGAAGCTGGTTGGGTGCAGGTAGATAAAACATGGCTTAATCCGGAATTGGCAGAATTTTGGCAACAAATCCGCAAAATTCGCGATGATGTGAATAAAGTGTTAGAACAAGCCAGGGGAGAAAAAATGATTGGTTCTTCCCTAGAAGCAAAAATCCTGCTATATGTCAAGGATGAGCAATTGCGTTCTGCGGTAAAAGCCCGAAATCCTGAAATTGGCAATGGTATCGATGAACTGCGGTATTTATTTATCACCTCCCAAGTGGAAGTATTAGACTCTGCGGAAGCTTTGCAAGGTTTGAAATATAATTTGCAGTCAGATAGCTGGGGAATTGCGGTAGTAGATGCAGAGGGTAAAAAGTGCGATCGCTGTTGGAATTACTCCACCCATGTGGGAGAATCAGCAGAGCATCCCCTGCTGTGTGAACGCTGCGTTCCAGCCTTAGCGGGAGAGTTTTAA
- a CDS encoding ParA family protein, whose translation MGNVIATANMKGGVGKTTLTVNIATCLAQNHGKRVLVLDLDSQISATLSLMSPLDFAKRRKQRKTFRYLIDQIINPEPEAKLTIHDIIQSPVCNLPGLDLLPGDIDLYDEFVVSEMLHQQATALGEPDFETVWNRFERVLINNIIKPVREEYDFIILDCAPGYNLLTRSALAASDFYILPAKPEPLSVVGIQLLERRIAKLKDSHEHEAKINIKMLGIVFSMASSNLLNGRYYRQVMHRVVEDFGVDKICKAQIPVDMNVAKAVDSFMPVVLTAPQSSGSKAFTQLTQELLQKL comes from the coding sequence ATGGGAAATGTAATTGCGACTGCAAATATGAAAGGTGGCGTTGGTAAAACCACCCTCACCGTCAACATCGCTACTTGTTTAGCCCAAAATCATGGTAAGCGGGTGCTTGTCCTCGATTTAGATAGCCAAATCAGCGCTACACTTAGTTTAATGTCGCCCTTAGACTTTGCCAAGCGTCGCAAACAACGCAAGACATTTCGATATTTGATAGACCAAATTATCAATCCTGAACCAGAAGCAAAACTGACAATTCATGATATTATTCAATCTCCAGTTTGTAATCTGCCTGGACTAGATTTATTACCCGGAGATATTGACTTATATGATGAGTTTGTAGTCTCAGAAATGCTGCATCAACAAGCAACTGCTTTGGGTGAACCGGATTTTGAAACTGTTTGGAATCGCTTTGAAAGAGTCTTGATTAATAATATTATCAAACCAGTGCGCGAGGAATATGATTTCATCATTCTAGACTGTGCGCCTGGCTATAATTTATTGACTCGAAGTGCTTTAGCAGCCAGTGATTTCTACATTCTTCCTGCTAAACCCGAACCTTTATCTGTGGTGGGTATTCAGCTATTAGAAAGACGCATTGCTAAATTAAAGGACAGTCACGAACATGAAGCTAAGATTAATATCAAAATGTTGGGAATTGTCTTTAGTATGGCTAGTTCTAATCTGTTAAATGGCAGATATTACAGACAAGTTATGCACCGGGTTGTGGAAGATTTTGGTGTTGATAAAATCTGTAAGGCACAAATACCTGTTGATATGAATGTGGCTAAGGCTGTTGATAGTTTTATGCCGGTTGTGTTAACTGCACCTCAATCATCTGGTTCTAAAGCATTTACTCAATTAACTCAGGAGTTGTTGCAGAAGTTGTAG
- a CDS encoding DNA translocase FtsK, whose protein sequence is MHYLTTATEIRGFISTLTSHKTLWLDTEIADFTTHYPRLSLIQVLADPTDSTGVSAYLLDVLDKPDLAEYFINQIMINPNIEKVFHNAGFDLKYLGKKLAQNITCTYQIARKITRDRLKVSNLKLKTLAAELCHFVNVDADEGSSDWGKRPLSDKQVKYAAMDTVYLAAVHRKLLEISEPHAVANIFNMVNHISHPITAKSVNSPLNVTKVRIAFECARLFYLNHKFGDKAIFFPPNSATGIGNPFHKLADEFVKLALIEPRFKAVLKPAAEQLKLEEVSSQMQQIFYQLEFFPYLQTATNKNPSHGQTLLQVWQGLQGLIKRFAELLIINRQYCNAETVISNTFISQEHSIEYDFTLPDGTQQLVRGEFDCLVFNFAQNRLCMIEFKTYQPVDPSSQLAQVSLYSYMLWQKKKVPVDSAVYCVLPEFKEYKYSWEQLENTVNQLIPHKLFQMQQWLSWEPPQPNTPPPTTQSYLCEICPQQEKCQTFFTAPVADEVDNLLSENKSIDANSTQDITHNTSKEAESVNADFIGAELVTTLQSFNVGVDYLGATVGPAFIRVKLKPHRGVKVNAIIKLSADLQVQLGLEKPPLIAPQAGYVSIDLPRQNRQVASFEAYIQPQFLPPTVPVKIAMGVSIEGYLLEADLSDPNTCHFLVGGTTGSGKSEFLRSLLLSLLYSHSPQHLKIALVDPKRVTFPEFEKMPWLYSPVVKDCDRAVELMEQLVAEMESRYQKFENAKCADLTSYNQSSSHILPRIVCIFDEYADFMAEREVRKVLELSIKRLGAMARAAGIHLIIATQRPEAGIVTPIIRSNLPGRVALRTASEADSKIVLGGTDTSAAYLLGKGDLLYQMGAQTHRLQSLFAKNISIPSV, encoded by the coding sequence ATGATTAATCCCAACATTGAGAAGGTTTTTCACAATGCTGGTTTTGATCTCAAGTATTTAGGAAAAAAACTCGCACAAAATATTACTTGTACATACCAAATAGCTCGAAAAATTACTCGCGATCGCCTGAAAGTTTCCAATTTAAAACTTAAAACTTTAGCAGCAGAACTTTGTCATTTTGTCAATGTCGATGCAGATGAAGGCAGCAGCGATTGGGGTAAGCGTCCCCTGAGCGACAAGCAAGTAAAATATGCAGCAATGGATACGGTTTATTTAGCTGCTGTGCATAGAAAGTTACTAGAAATATCCGAACCTCACGCTGTAGCAAATATTTTTAATATGGTAAATCATATCTCACATCCAATAACAGCAAAATCTGTAAATTCACCTTTAAATGTTACTAAAGTTAGAATTGCTTTTGAGTGCGCCCGGCTGTTTTATTTAAATCATAAGTTTGGTGACAAAGCTATATTTTTTCCACCAAATAGTGCTACTGGTATTGGCAACCCATTTCATAAATTAGCAGATGAATTTGTAAAACTAGCGCTGATTGAACCACGATTCAAAGCTGTATTAAAGCCAGCCGCAGAACAGCTAAAGCTAGAGGAAGTTTCCTCGCAAATGCAACAAATATTTTATCAATTAGAATTTTTTCCCTACCTGCAAACAGCAACGAATAAAAACCCTAGTCACGGGCAAACTTTACTCCAAGTTTGGCAAGGGTTACAAGGACTAATTAAACGCTTTGCCGAATTGCTGATTATTAACCGCCAGTATTGCAATGCTGAAACCGTTATTAGTAACACTTTTATATCTCAAGAACACAGTATTGAGTATGACTTTACTTTACCTGATGGTACACAGCAACTGGTAAGAGGAGAATTTGATTGTTTAGTTTTTAACTTTGCTCAAAATCGGCTGTGTATGATAGAGTTTAAAACCTATCAGCCTGTAGACCCATCATCACAATTAGCCCAGGTTTCACTTTATAGTTATATGCTATGGCAAAAGAAGAAAGTACCTGTTGATTCGGCGGTTTATTGTGTTTTACCAGAGTTTAAGGAATATAAATACTCTTGGGAACAGCTAGAAAATACAGTTAATCAACTGATTCCCCACAAATTATTTCAGATGCAGCAATGGCTAAGTTGGGAACCACCACAACCCAATACGCCACCACCCACAACTCAATCTTATCTGTGCGAAATTTGCCCCCAGCAGGAAAAGTGTCAAACTTTTTTTACTGCGCCTGTTGCAGATGAGGTAGATAATTTACTCTCAGAAAATAAGAGTATAGATGCAAATTCTACTCAAGATATTACACACAATACAAGCAAGGAAGCAGAATCTGTAAATGCTGATTTTATCGGTGCAGAATTGGTGACGACTCTGCAATCTTTTAATGTTGGTGTTGACTACCTGGGGGCTACTGTGGGGCCAGCTTTTATCAGAGTTAAGCTTAAACCCCATCGGGGTGTGAAAGTTAATGCCATCATTAAATTATCAGCCGATTTACAGGTGCAGTTGGGGTTAGAAAAGCCGCCTTTAATTGCTCCCCAAGCTGGTTATGTTAGTATTGATTTGCCACGTCAAAATCGGCAAGTTGCTAGTTTTGAAGCGTATATTCAGCCGCAATTCTTACCGCCTACAGTACCTGTAAAAATTGCAATGGGGGTGAGTATAGAGGGGTATTTGCTAGAGGCTGATTTATCTGATCCGAATACTTGTCACTTTTTGGTTGGTGGTACAACTGGAAGCGGTAAAAGTGAGTTTTTGCGATCGCTCCTTCTCAGTTTACTATATAGTCATTCTCCCCAACATCTCAAAATTGCTCTAGTTGATCCTAAGCGAGTCACATTTCCAGAGTTTGAAAAAATGCCTTGGTTGTATTCGCCAGTGGTTAAAGATTGCGATCGCGCGGTCGAACTTATGGAACAATTAGTTGCAGAGATGGAATCTCGTTACCAAAAATTTGAGAACGCTAAATGTGCCGATTTGACTAGCTACAATCAAAGTTCCTCTCATATTTTACCACGAATTGTCTGCATTTTTGATGAATATGCCGACTTTATGGCAGAAAGAGAAGTTCGCAAAGTATTAGAATTAAGTATAAAACGTTTGGGAGCAATGGCAAGAGCCGCCGGTATTCATCTGATTATTGCCACACAACGCCCAGAAGCCGGAATTGTCACCCCCATTATTCGTTCCAACTTACCCGGAAGAGTCGCCCTGCGAACTGCTAGCGAAGCCGACTCAAAAATTGTCCTGGGAGGTACAGACACATCAGCCGCCTATCTCTTAGGCAAAGGTGATTTACTTTACCAAATGGGCGCTCAAACACACCGCTTACAAAGCTTATTCGCTAAAAATATTAGCATACCTTCAGTCTAA